From a single Cyprinus carpio isolate SPL01 chromosome A3, ASM1834038v1, whole genome shotgun sequence genomic region:
- the LOC109091118 gene encoding mediator of RNA polymerase II transcription subunit 13-like isoform X1 has protein sequence MIMTTAANWVANGASLEDCHSNLFSLAELTGIKWRCYSAGGLGYGPGISAPAQDDPVLRSFMQCVRANLLCVWRRKIKPDAKELWIFWWGEEPNLTDIIHRELEVVEEGLWECGLSYECRTLLFKAIHNLLERCLMDKDFVRIGKWFVKPYKTEEKPLSSSEHLSCCFSFFLHGDSSVCTSVEVSQHQPLYHVTEEHVRLAQSRSLQVVLSPYGLCGALTGRAFKMSDPAVRKLMEDWSHFYPMVLKHRETDGADGDLTFDPHSYVALEVIVGGVRMVYPEVLVLVAQSDAHAQVLLRDSSSCGTPLTPPTSPGRPCSGDSGYQTTISSVSSQENAPNVSPKHSGRKLMNQMLHEAWRECHINPLQCNSSVSNSSLSVWGFSSPRERVPCGCSRLKQQQMNSTSSSTGSIPPPSTQKHKSVEKPDKPEKGPRRMSLTPFHHRVCVDQQLSSGPELSLIPLDAPLQPLSDCKYSKPQSVTRKAPESLVQSPVSPLPPTLSPHPRTQDPELTETPVAVPDCLEGPSVPMHVETSESVLYGMPLGTKNAANEWWRRYKIPMADNLEFKPPDLCCDSEENRPQKEGAALKRLFTQMQKRLKISEEHVRRDILPQAEADDPADDPYDFKEGDIEYSFPATKKLKGLSQDPSRKSKPEEVNGNSVVPEGKDAMSIFSSAPKSEESNPDESDAKVNPPLTREKDLIVLISDLENIFGEEEDELAGTYPNQQSAKSGSVAAEERPVAVEGRAPVPYPSTVAELQRMFPTPPSLEQHAAFSPIMMYRDTPSQEPAGAAVAHDQPSCSQSNSQITDFKMDMEEEMTEDVLPLIGCSMYAPLRSLPSQCLTALKIPEHCYYRPSWTDMTKMEQYCQTTQNPFSRDTYVRGALLEQDYTSMNMSAAFTGTATGVLPSPSASRFSVPTPRTPRGMGAASGQGSVRQDGTELSSPASTPSTSVPLSSVEPSVSGPLLPEAHSLYVILLLSDSVLDIFKDRNFDSCCICACNMNVKGADVGVYIPDSTCEDQYRCMCGFSAIVNRRLAHGAGLFLEDELDIFGRGSEAGQAAERRLALCRRDPPGRRAEEQQTPASVIALLQEQCSQPITSLTSLHKSPSCSCHGRQGALLQSWAADRLWVDSSDACVECYNALMQGLQYVDNAAGGKVEQATVRSSALHTWPQTNVLDISKLSSQDVVRMLLSLQPFLQDAIQKKRSGRSWENIQHVQGPLTWQQFHKMAGRGSYGSEESPEPLPIPSVLLGYDRDFLSLSPLALPFWEKFLLEPYGGQRDVAFLVLCPNYDALLSSAKAFFQELSAVYETCRLGKHRPLARVSRDGIVPVGSVECEEETDDQWLSGLWAGQQEENLNKLKLYKHICRHTLGPQLSTLILDSGLLLPPKPPPASDPLTPPASTQQPVSADGDNNSGNTPNPTCGATCQSSGAEPGQVVTGDSNTTPSAESAESSAERDRIGIPTGAESADSHAHPPAIVLYVVDPFLCSGAGSGDEEGGEDVDVGNVWLLALLRCYTDMLSALPESIQPALVLQVLPCQHLLQPASGESPEYLQHLRSLAFSTYSQSRRLLPRQTHIRSLTGFGPASTVQSVLKSPESPSVMRLYSPPFILGPTRSKQSEVGDVCSDAPSRCNVLFVGYCLSHDQRWILVSCTDQQGELLETCVINIDVPNRARRPKFSPRKIGLQKLWEWCVGIIQMTSLPWRIVIGRLGRLGHGELKDWSVLLGEHSLHSTGRQLREACLMCGLSTADSPSILSACLVSMEPQGSFVVMPDAVTMGSVFGRSTALNLQTSQLNTPQDASCTHILVFPTSSTTQVAPSTYPAEDNPDDMFGLPFPDELESDIGHDDMMLLTGTLHPSPNTSPVPSPGSPSGLGSGSHFQHTRSQGERLLSRDAPEELKQQPLALGYYVSTAPADSLPHWFWASCPQAQHQCPLFLKASLHHHISIAQTDDLVSGKTSSRVHPLDSKTTSDVLRFVLEQYNALSWLTCSPAAQDRRSCLPIHFTVLTQMYNGILKLL, from the exons TGGTGGAGGAGGGATTGTGGGAATGTGGCCTGTCATACGAGTGCCGGACACTGCTTTTCAAGGCTATTCACAATCTGTTGGAGAG ATGTTTGATGGATAAAGATTTTGTTCGCATTGGGAAGTGGTTTGTCAAGCCATACAAGACTGAGGAGAAACCCCTCAGCAGCAG tgagcaCCTGTCGTGCTGCTTCTCATTCTTCCTGCATGGCGACAGCAGCGTGTGCACCAGCGTGGAGGTTTCACAGCATCAGCCGCTGTATCATGTGACAGAGGAGCACGTGCGTCTGGCTCAGAGCCGCTCACTGCAGG tggtGTTGAGTCCGTACGGCCTGTGCGGGGCGCTGACGGGTCGGGCGTTTAAGATGAGCGACCCTGCGGTGCGGAAACTCATGGAGGACTGGAGTCATTTCTACCCCATGGTGCTGAAACACAGAGAGACGGATGGCGCGGATGGCGACCTGACCTTTGACCCTCACAGTTATGTTGCACTCGAGGTCATCGTAG gaGGAGTGCGGATGGTTTACCCAGAAGTCTTAGTTCTGGTGGCTCAGAGTGACGCACATGCGCAGGTGTTGCTCAGAGATTCTTCCAGCTGCGGGACGCCCCTCACCCCACCCACCTCACCGGGACGGCCCTGCTCAG GAGACAGTGGCTATCAGACGACCATCTCCAGTGTGTCTAGTCAAGAGAACGCTCCAAACGTCAGCCCAAAGCATTCTGGGAGGAAGTTGATGAATCAGATGCTCCATGAGGCCTGGAGGGAATGTCACATCAATCCTCTTCAGTGCAA CAGCAGTGTTTCAAACAGCAGTCTATCTGTGTGGGGATTCTCCAGCCCGAGAGAGCGAGTCCCTTGTGGCTGCTCCAG GCTGAAGCAGCAGCAGATGAACAGCACAAGCTCATCCACCGGCTCCATCCCTCCACCCTCCACCCAAAAACACAAGTCAGTCGAAAAGCCTGATAAACCCGAGAAGGGCCCCAGACGTATGTCTCTGACCCCCTTCCACCACCGAGTGTGTGTGGATCAGCAGCTCTCCTCTGGGCCGGAGCTCAGCCTGATCCCTCTGGATGCTCCTCTCCAGCCTCTGTCAGACTGCAAATACTCCAAACCTCAGTCCGTCACTAGAAAAGCCCCTGAGTCTCTCGTTCAATCTCCTGTATCACCACTGCCGCCCACGCTGAGCCCCCATCCACGGACACAGGACCCCGAGCTGACGGAGACCCCTGTGGCTGTCCCAGACTGTCTGGAGGGGCCGTCAGTCCCCATGCATGTTGAGACGAGTGAAAGTGTGCTGTACGGGATGCCTCTAGGAACAAAGAATGCTGCCAATGAATGGTGGAGAAGGTACAAGATTCCCATGGCAGATAATTTGGAGTTTAAACCTCCGGATCTTTGCTGCGACTCAGAGGAGAACCGGCCACAGAAGGAAGGAGCCGCCCTCAAGAG GCTGTTCACGCAGATGCAGAAGAGGTTAAAGATCTCCGAGGAGCATGTGAGGAGAGACATACTGCCACAGGCTGAAGCGGACGATCCTGCCGATGATCCGTATGACTTCAAAGAGGGAGACATTGAGTACAGCTTCCCTGCCACCAAAAAGCTGAAAGGACTGAGCCAAGACCCAAGCCGCAAATCTAAG CCAGAGGAAGTGAACGGTAACAGCGTGGTTCCTGAGGGGAAAGACGCCATGTCCATCTTTAGTTCAGCCCCAAAGTCAG AAGAGTCAAATCCAGATGAATCAGATGCCAAAGTAAACCCTCCCTTGACCAGAGAGAAGGATCTCATTGTGCTCATCTCTGACCTAGAGAATATCTTTGGGGAGGAGGAAGATGAACTAGCG GGCACATATCCGAACCAACAGTCAGCCAAGTCCGGGTCAGTGGCAGCAGAGGAGCGGCCAGTAGCGGTCGAGGGGAGAGCTCCAGTGCCATATCCCTCAA CAGTAGCAGAGCTCCAGCGTATGTTCCCCACACCTCCGTCTTTAGAGCAGCACGCCGCCTTCTCTCCCATTATGATGTACCGCGACACCCCCAGTCAAGAGCCGGCCGGCGCCGCAGTGGCTCATGATCAGCCCAGCTGCTCTCAGTCCAACAGCCAGATCACGGACTTCAAAATGGACATGGAGGAAGAAATGACAGAGGATGTACTT CCTCTGATTGGTTGCTCCATGTATGCCCCACTGCGTTCCTTACCCAGCCAGTGTTTGACTGCTCTTAAAATCCCTGAGCACTGCTACTACAGACCATCCTGGACAGATATGACCAAGATGGAGCAGTACTGCCAGACCACTCAGAATCCCTTCAGCAGAGACACATACGT CAGGGGTGCTCTTCTGGAGCAGGACTACACTTCTATGAACATGAGCGCTGCCTTCACTGGCACTGCCACAGGCGTCCTACCCTCCCCATCCGCCTCTCGCTTCTCTGTGCCGACCCCTCGCACCCCCCGTGGCATGGGTGCGGCCAGTGGACAGGGCTCCGTCAGGCAGGACGGCACTGAACTCAGCTCACCAGCATCAACCCCCTCCACCAGCGTGCCGCTCAGCTCAGTCGAGCCATCTGTATCGGGACCGCTGCTGCCCGAGGCGCACAGTCTCTATGTTATACTGCTGCTGTCCGATTCGGTCCTGGATATTTTCAAAGACCGCAACTTTGACAGCTGCTGCATCTGTGCCTGTAACATGAATGTTAAAGGGGCGGATGTTGGTGTCTATATCCCAGACTCCACCTGTGAGGACCAATACCGTTGCATGTGCGGCTTCAGCGCGATTGTAAACCGAAGGCTGGCGCATGGGGCAGGCCTCTTCCTGGAGGATGAGCTGGACATATTTGGCCGTGGCTCTGAGGCGGGCCAGGCGGCAGAGAGGAGACTGGCACTGTGTAGGCGAGACCCTCCCGGCAGAAGAGCTGAGGAGCAACAGACGCCTGCCTCGGTGATCGCTCTATTACAGGAGCAGTGCTCTCAGCCAATCACATCCCTGACCTCCCTGCACAAATCACCCAGCTGTTCCTGTCATGGCCGCCAGGGGGCACTATTGCAGAGCTGGGCAGCGGACAGGCTGTGGGTGGACAGCAGTGATGCGTGTGTGGAGTGTTATAATGCGCTGATGCAGGGACTGCAGTATGTGGACAACGCAGCTGGAGGAAAGGTGGAACAGGCTACAGTGAGGAGCAGCGCACTGCACACCTGGCCACAGACCAATG TGTTGGACATCAGCAAGCTGTCCTCTCAGGATGTGGTGCGGATGCTGCTGTCCCTCCAGCCATTCCTGCAGGATGCGATCCAGAAGAAGAGGTCGGGCAGGAGTTGGGAGAATATCCAGCATGTTCAGGGTCCTCTCACATGGCAGCAGTTCCACAAGATGGCTGGACGAGGTTCTTATG GTTCTGAGGAATCCCCAGAGCCTCTGCCGATCCCCAGTGTGCTGCTGGGATACGATCGAgattttctgtctctgtctccgcTTGCTCTTCCCTTCTGGGAGAAGTTTCTGCTGGAGCCGTATGGAGGTCAGAGGGATGTGGCCTTCCTGGTACTGTGTCCCAATTATGATGCCCTGCTCAGCAGTGCCAAAGCTTTCTTCCAGGAGCTCAGTGCTGTCTATGAG ACGTGTCGGCTGGGGAAACACCGTCCACTAGCACGGGTGTCCAGAGATGGGATTGTCCCAGTGGGATCAGTGGAGTGTGAGGAGGAGACAGATGATCAGTGGCTCTCAGGGCTCTGGGCTGGACAACAGGAGGAAAACCTCAACAAACTCAAACTCTACAAACACATCTGCAGACACACACTCG GGCCGCAGCTCTCCACCCTGATTCTGGATAGTGGCCTCCTCCTCCCTCCAAAGCCTCCACCTGCTTCTGATCCTCTCACCCCGCCAGCATCCACCCAACAACCTGTATCCGCTGATGGAGACAACAACTCAGGAAACACCCCTAACCCCACCTGCGGTGCCACATGCCAGTCCAGCGGTGCAGAACCGGGACAGGTAGTTACGGGTGACTCAAACACCACACCATCAGCAGAGAGTGCCGAGAG CTCAGCAGAGAGGGACCGGATTGGCATTCCTACAGGGGCGGAGTCAGCGGACAGCCACGCACACCCACCAGCCATCGTGCTTTATGTGGTGGATCCCTTCCTGTGCTCGGGGGCGGGGTCAGGAGATGAAGAGGGCGGGGAGGATGTGGATGTGGGCAACGTATGGCTTTTAGCGCTGCTGCGCTGCTACACAGATATGCTGAGTGCGCTGCCAGAGAGCATTCAGCCTGCACTAGTGCTACAG GTGTTGCCGTGTCAGCATCTGTTGCAGCCGGCCAGCGGAGAGAGTCCTGAATACCTGCAGCACCTGCGATCCCTGGCTTTTTCCACATACTCACAGAGTCGCCGTCTGTTACCCAGACAGACGCACATCAGGTCCCTCACCGGATTTGGCCCCGCGTCCACCGTACAATCAGTGCTCAAGAGCCCAGAG AGCCCCAGTGTCATGCGTCTGTATTCTCCGCCCTTCATCCTGGGTCCGACGCGCAGTAAACAGTCTGAGGTGGGTGACGTGTGTTCAGACGCTCCCTCACGCTGTAACGTGCTGTTCGTGGGATACTGTCTGTCACATGACCAGCGCTGGATCCTGGTGTCCTGCACAGATCAGCAGGGGGAGCTGCTGGAGACCTGCGTCATCAACATTGACGTGCCCAACAG AGCCCGGCGGCCCAAGTTTTCTCCTCGTAAAATTGGCCTCCAGAAGTTATGGGAATGGTGCGTGGGCATTATTCAGATGACATCGCTGCCATGGAGGATCGTGATTGGCCGTTTGGGAAGACTGGGCCACGGGGAACTGAAAG actGGAGTGTGCTGCTGGGCGAGCATTCACTGCATTCTACTGGCCGTCAGCTGCGGGAGGCGTGTCTTATGTGCGGTTTGTCCACTGCTGATTCGCCATCCATTCTCAGCGCCTGCCTGGTTTCCATGGAGCCGCAGGGATCTTTTGTGGTGATGCCAG ATGCGGTTACGATGGGCTCAGTGTTCGGCCGCAGCACCGCGCTCAACCTGCAGACGTCTCAGCTCAACACTCCTCAGGATGCGTCCTGCACGCACATCCTGGTCTTTCCCACCTCCTCCACCACACAGGTGGCACCCAGCACTTACCCCGCCGAAGACAACCCCG ATGACATGTTCGGCTTGCCTTTCCCTGATGAGCTGGAGAGTGACATCGGCCATGATGACATGATGCTGCTGACAGGAACGCTGCACCCGTCACCCAACACGTCCCCCGTCCCGTCGCCTGGATCACCATCTGGCCTGGGCTCCGGATCACACTTCCAGCACACACGG AGTCAGGGTGAGCGCCTTCTGTCCCGGGACGCTCCAGAAGAGCTGAAGCAGCAGCCGCTGGCTCTGGGATACTATGTGTCCACAGCTCCGGCTGACAGCCTACCGCACTGGTTCTGGGCGTCCTGCCCACAAGCACAGCATCAGTGTCCGCTCTTCCTCAAG gcGTCTCTGCATCATCACATATCCATTGCTCAGACGGATGATCTGGTGTCTGGTAAGACGTCTTCAAGGGTTCACCCGCTGGACTCCAAAACCACCTCAGATGTGCTCAG GTTTGTTCTGGAGCAGTATAACGCTCTTTCCTGGCTCACCTGCAGTCCTGCTGCTCAAGACCGGCGCTCCTGCCTTCCTATTCATTTCACCGTCCTCACGCAGATGTACAACGGCATCCTCAAGCTCCTGTAG